In Tachysurus fulvidraco isolate hzauxx_2018 chromosome 1, HZAU_PFXX_2.0, whole genome shotgun sequence, a single window of DNA contains:
- the uggt1 gene encoding UDP-glucose:glycoprotein glucosyltransferase 1 isoform X1 has product MSSLAGSSEAGGGYKMWILRLFPLALHFVSCVNGDSKAVTTTLTTKWPSTPLLLEASEFLAEESQDKFWNFVEANQDIENDHDGTDRSYYELILKRASQLLSPVQLKLLKFALSLRSYSSTVYAFQQIASTEPPPPGCKAFFSVHGEKSCDLDRLKDLIDAASEKPKPFLFKGDHRFSSSDPESPVVILYAELGTKDFGKFHQHMLAKANKGLINYILRHYLTKPSDNRVFLSGYGVELAIKNQEYKAKDDTQVQGADVNATVIGENDPVDEVQGFLFGKLKTIYPELKEQLKELRKHLVESTNEMAPLKVWQMQDLSFQTAARILAAPPVEALTVMKDLSQNFPTKARSLTKTAVSSEIRKEIEENQKYFKGSLGLQPGDSALFINGLHIDLDMQDIFSVFDVLRSEARVMEGLRNLLIDTPFIHDILKLNIQPTDSDYAVDIRNPAVFWINNLETDGRYASWPATVQELLRPTFPGVIRQIRKNFHNMVIILDPTQESTAELLSVAEMFYANNIPLRLGLVFVVNDADDVDGMQDAGVAMLRAFNYIAEEVDNQLAFDAVVSMLNRVPSGGKLKVEDVVAVMKKRYPYVEVSSILGADSAYDHNRKEGKAYHEQTGVGPLPVVLYNGMPLQPEQLDSDELETTIMHKILDTTSSFQRAVYLGELASDHDVVEFIMNQPNVVPRINSRILTTTRSYLDLSSTNNHFIDDYARFLFLDTKEKNTAVSNSMNYMTKKGMHSTVSSDDGVIRPVTFWVVGDFDHPTGRQLLYDAIKHMKTSNNVRLGMINNPTDSPSNATTLIARAIWAAMQTQTANNAKNFITKMVKEETAEALYSGTNIAGFAVGGMDVSLFKEAYASPKMDFLLAQAAYCRDVLKLSKGQRAVISNGRIIGPLEQGEVFNQDDFLLLESIILKTSGERIKNKIKQLGVEEDRASDLVMKVDALLSSQPKGEARIEYSFPMERHSAVKIRPKEEEVYFDIVSVVDPVTRDAQKLAPLLLVLKQLVNVNMRIFMNCQSKLSDMPLKSFYRYVLEPEVTFMADNSFALGPIAKFLDMPQSPLFTLNLNTPESWMVESVRTRHDLDNIYLQEVDSIVAAEYELEYLLLEGHCFDVSTGQPPRGLQFTLGMASDPVIVDTIVMANLGYFQLKANPGAWILRLRKGRSDDIYKIYSHDGTDSPANAEDLIVVLNNFKSKIIKVKVQKKPDMMNEELLNDGSSEDDSGFWQSLTRGFTGGQKVEETKKEKDDVINIFSVASGHLYERFLRIMMLSVLKHTKTPVKFWFLKNYLSPTFKEFIPYMAQEYGFQYELVQYKWPRWLHQQTEKQRIIWGYKILFLDVLFPLAVDKFLFVDADQIVRTDLKELRDLDLEGAPYGYTPFCESRREMDGYRFWKSGYWASHLGPRKYHISALYVVDLKKFRKIAAGDRLRGQYQGLSQDPNSLSNLDQDLPNNMIHQVPIKSLPQEWLWCETWCDNASKAKAKTIDLCNNPQTKEPKLQAAVRIVAEWTDYDQEIKRIYNKFLEGRERGAHSGEKHTHERKTDGQKHTEL; this is encoded by the exons ATGTCTAGTCTAGCAGGAAGTTCAGAAGCCGGTGGAG GCTATAAGATGTGGATACTCCGGTTGTTTCCGCTGGCTCTTCACTTCGTGTCCTGTGTCAACGGTGACTCGAAGGCTGTAACCACAACACTTACCACCAAATGGCCCTCTACACCTCTGCTCCTGGAAGCCAG CGAGTTTCTTGCAGAGGAGAGCCAGGATAAGTTCTGGAACTTTGTAGAAGCTAACCAAGATATTGAAAATGACCATGATG GCACAGATCGGTCGTATTACGAGCTGATCCTAAAGCGAGCTAGTCAGCTCTTGAGTCCTGTGCAACTGAAGCTGCTGAAGTTTGCACTCTCTTTACGTTCCTACTCCTCCACCGTTTATGCATTCCAGCAG ATTGCGTCCACTGAACCTCCTCCGCCGGGCTGCAAGGCGTTTTTCAGTGTCCACGGAGAGAAATCGTGCGATCTCGACCGTCTGAAGGACCTGATCGATGCCGCTTCAGAGAA GCCGAAGCCTTTTCTGTTCAAAGGCGATCACAGGTTTTCTTCTTCTGACCCGGAATCTCCCGTCGTCATCCTCTACGCCGAGTTGGGAACCAAAGATTTCGGTAAATTCCATCAGCACATGCTGGCCAAAGCCAACAAGGGCCTGATTAACTACATCCTGCGCCATTACCTCACT AAACCAAGTGATAATAGAGTTTTCCTGTCTGGATACGGGGTTGAGCTGGCCATCAAAAACCAGGAGTACAAAGCCAAAGACGACACCCAAGTTCAAG GTGCCGACGTGAACGCCACGGTGATCGGCGAAAACGACCCGGTGGACGAAGTGCAGGGCTTCCTGTTTGGCAAACTCAA AACTATCTACCCAGAGCTGAAGGAACAGCTGAAGGAACTGCGCAAGCATCTGGTGGAGAGTACAAACGAGATGGCGCCGCTTAAAGTCTGGCAGATGCAAG ACCTCAGCTTCCAGACAGCAGCCCGAATCCTGGCTGCCCCTCCTGTTGAAGCTCTTACAGTTATGAAAGACTTGAGCCAGAACTTTCCTACAAAAGCGAG GTCCCTAACCAAAACGGCGGTGAGCTCAGAGATTCGAAAGGAGATCGAAGAGAATCAGAAG TACTTTAAGGGCTCACTTGGACTGCAGCCAGGCGATTCAGCTCTCTTTATTAACGGACTCCACATTGACCTGGACATGCAGGATATCTTCAG TGTGTTTGATGTGCTGAGGAGCGAAGCTCGGGTCATGGAGGGCCTCCGTAACCTCCTCATCGACACGCCCTTCATCCACGATATCCTCAAACTGAACATTCAGCCGACCGACTCTGATTACGCCGTGGACATCCGCAACCCTGCCGTATTT tgGATCAATAACCTGGAGACGGACGGCAGGTACGCATCGTGGCCAGCGACCGTGCAGGAGCTCCTGCGTCCCACTTTCCCAGGAGTCATCAGACAGATTCGCAAGAATTTCCACAACATG GTCATCATATTGGACCCGACTCAGGAGAGCACGGCAGAACTCTTGAGTGTCGCAGAGATGTTTTACGCCAATAACATCCCCCTCAG ACTAGGACTGGTGTTCGTGGTGAACGACGCTGACGACGTTGACGGCATGCAGGACGCCGGAGTCGCTATGCTACGAGCCTTCAACTATATCGCGGAAGAAGTGGACAATCAGTTGGCCTTCGATGCCGTCGTGTCA atgttGAACCGTGTGCCCAGTGGAGGGAAGCTGAAAGTGGAGGACGTGGTGGCCGTGATGAAGAAACGTTATCCCTATGTGGAAGTAAGCAGCATTCTCGGAGCAGATTCGGCCTACGACCACAATCGCAAG GAAGGGAAGGCGTATCACGAGCAGACAGGAGTGGGTCCTCTACCTGTGGTCCTGTACAACGGCATGCCTTTACAGCCAGAGCAGCTGGACTCCGATGAGCTCGAGACCACCATCATGCACAAGATCCTGGACACCACCAGTTCTTTCCAGCGAGCCGTCTATCTG ggtGAGCTGGCAAGCGATCACGACGTAGTGGAATTCATCATGAACCAGCCAAACGTGGTGCCACGCATCAACTCGCGCATCCTAACCACCACCAGGAGCTACCTGGATCTCTCCAGCACCA ATAACCATTTTATCGATGATTACGCCCGCTTCCTCTTCCTGGACACTAAAGAGAAGAACACGGCCGTGTCTAACAGCATGAACTACATGACCAAGAAAG GAATGCACTCTACTGTCTCCTCCG ATGATGGCGTCATCCGTCCCGTGACTTTTTGGGTGGTCGGCGATTTTGACCATCCAACAGGCAGACAGCTGCTGTACGACGCCATTAAACACATG AAAACCAGTAATAACGTGCGTTTGGGGATGATCAATAACCCAACAGACAGTCCCTCGAACGCAACCACTCTGATCGCCCGGGCCATCTGGGCGGCCATGCAGACTCAAACGGCCAACAACGCCAAGAACTTCATCACCAAAATGGTCAAAGAGGAGACGGCTGAAGCGCTGTATTCCGGGACCAACATCGCCGGATTTGCTGTCGgg GGCATGGACGTTTCCCTTTTCAAAGAGGCGTACGCGTCTCCTAAAATGGACTTCCTCTTGGCCCAAGCCGCTTATTGTCGCGACGTCCTTAAGCTGAGTAAAGGCCAGAGGGCTGTCATTAGTAACGGACGG ATTATCGGCCCTCTCGAGCAGGGGGAGGTCTTTAACCAGGACGACTTCCTTCTCCTGGAGAGCATCATCCTGAAAACATCCGGAGAGCGAATCAAGAACAAAATCAAGCAGCTGGGTGTTGAAGAAGACCG AGCGAGCGATTTGGTCATGAAGGTGGATGCTTTGCTGTCATCGCAGCCCAAAGGCGAGGCCCGGATCGAGTATAGCTTCCCGATGGAAAGACACAG TGCTGTAAAGATCCGCCCTAAGGAGGAGGAAGTGTACTTTGACATAGTGTCTGTGGTGGATCCCGTCACCAGAGATGCTCAGAAACTGGCTCCTCTTCTCTTG GTCCTCAAACAGCTGGTCAACGTAAACATGCGAATCTTCATGAACTGCCAGTCCAAGCTCTCTGACATGCCGCTTAAAAG TTTCTACCGATACGTGCTTGAGCCCGAGGTAACCTTCATGGCAGACAACAGCTTCGCTCTGGGCCCGATAGCTAAGTTCCTGGACATGCCCCAGTCTCCACTATTCACTCTGAACCTGAACACCCCCGAGAGCTGGATGGTAGAGTCAGTGCGTACTCGGCACGACCTGGACAACATCTACCTACAAGAG GTGGACAGCATCGTAGCTGCAGAGTATGAGCTGGAGTATCTTCTCCTGGAAGGTCACTGTTTTGATGTGAGCACCGGTCAGCCACCTCGCGGGCTCCAGTTCACCCTGGGCATGGCCTCAGACCCCGTCATAGTGGACACCATCGTCATGGCTAACTTG GGCTACTTCCAACTCAAAGCAAACCCAGGAGCCTGGATCCTTCGGCTGAGAAAAGGAAGATCTGACGATATCTACAAGATCTACAG TCATGACGGTACAGACTCTCCAGCCAACGCCGAGGACTTAATAGTGGTGCTGAACAACTTCAAGAGCAAGATCATTAAAGTGAAG GTGCAGAAAAAGCCAGACATGATGAACGAGGAGCTCCTTAATGACGGCAGCAGTGAGGACGACTCCGGGTTCTGGCAGTCCCTAACCAG GGGATTCACCGGTGGGCAGAAAGTGGAGGAAACCAAGAAGGAAAAAGATGACGTCATCAATATTTTCTCTGTGGCCTCGGGACACTTGTACGAGAGGTTCCTGAG AATAATGATGCTGTCTGTACTGAAACACACCAAGACACCAGTGAAGTTCTGGTTTCTGAAGAACTATCTGTCGCCGACCTTCAAG GAATTTATCCCCTACATGGCTCAGGAATACGGATTCCAGTACGAGTTGGTGCAGTATAAGTGGCCTCGCTGGCTCCATCAGCAAACCGAGAAGCAGCGCATCATCTGGGGCTACAAGATCCTCTTCCTGGACGTACTCTTCCCACTCGCCGTGGATAAATTCCTCTTTGTGGATGCTGACCAG ATTGTGCGAACAGACCTAAAAGAGCTGCGCGACTTGGACCTGGAGGGGGCACCATACGGTTACACGCCTTTCTGCGAGAGCCGCAGGGAGATGGACGGCTACCGCTTCTGGAAGTCAGGCTACTGGGCCAGCCATCTGGGACCCCGCAAATACCACATCAG CGCACTGTATGTGGTCGACCTGAAGAAGTTTAGGAAAATCGCTGCAGGAGACCGACTGCGAGGACAGTACCAAGGACTGAGCCAGGATCCCAACAGTCTGTCCAACCTcgaccag GATCTGCCGAACAACATGATCCATCAAGTACCCATCAAATCTCTGCCGCAGGAGTGGCTCTGGTGTGAGACGTGGTGCGACAATGCCTCCAAGGCCAAGGCCAAGACCATCGACCTG TGCAACAACCCACAGACTAAAGAGCCAAAACTCCAGGCAGCAGTCAGGATCGTGGCTGAATGGACGGATTACGATCAGGAGATCAAGAGAATTTATAACAAGTTTCTGGAAGGGCGAGAGAGAGGAGCTCACTctggagaaaaacacacacatgagagaaagacag ATGGACAGAAGCACACAGAGCTGTAA
- the uggt1 gene encoding UDP-glucose:glycoprotein glucosyltransferase 1 isoform X2: MSSLAGSSEAGGGYKMWILRLFPLALHFVSCVNGDSKAVTTTLTTKWPSTPLLLEASEFLAEESQDKFWNFVEANQDIENDHDGTDRSYYELILKRASQLLSPVQLKLLKFALSLRSYSSTVYAFQQIASTEPPPPGCKAFFSVHGEKSCDLDRLKDLIDAASEKPKPFLFKGDHRFSSSDPESPVVILYAELGTKDFGKFHQHMLAKANKGLINYILRHYLTKPSDNRVFLSGYGVELAIKNQEYKAKDDTQVQGADVNATVIGENDPVDEVQGFLFGKLKTIYPELKEQLKELRKHLVESTNEMAPLKVWQMQDLSFQTAARILAAPPVEALTVMKDLSQNFPTKARSLTKTAVSSEIRKEIEENQKYFKGSLGLQPGDSALFINGLHIDLDMQDIFSVFDVLRSEARVMEGLRNLLIDTPFIHDILKLNIQPTDSDYAVDIRNPAVFWINNLETDGRYASWPATVQELLRPTFPGVIRQIRKNFHNMVIILDPTQESTAELLSVAEMFYANNIPLRLGLVFVVNDADDVDGMQDAGVAMLRAFNYIAEEVDNQLAFDAVVSMLNRVPSGGKLKVEDVVAVMKKRYPYVEVSSILGADSAYDHNRKEGKAYHEQTGVGPLPVVLYNGMPLQPEQLDSDELETTIMHKILDTTSSFQRAVYLGELASDHDVVEFIMNQPNVVPRINSRILTTTRSYLDLSSTNNHFIDDYARFLFLDTKEKNTAVSNSMNYMTKKDDGVIRPVTFWVVGDFDHPTGRQLLYDAIKHMKTSNNVRLGMINNPTDSPSNATTLIARAIWAAMQTQTANNAKNFITKMVKEETAEALYSGTNIAGFAVGGMDVSLFKEAYASPKMDFLLAQAAYCRDVLKLSKGQRAVISNGRIIGPLEQGEVFNQDDFLLLESIILKTSGERIKNKIKQLGVEEDRASDLVMKVDALLSSQPKGEARIEYSFPMERHSAVKIRPKEEEVYFDIVSVVDPVTRDAQKLAPLLLVLKQLVNVNMRIFMNCQSKLSDMPLKSFYRYVLEPEVTFMADNSFALGPIAKFLDMPQSPLFTLNLNTPESWMVESVRTRHDLDNIYLQEVDSIVAAEYELEYLLLEGHCFDVSTGQPPRGLQFTLGMASDPVIVDTIVMANLGYFQLKANPGAWILRLRKGRSDDIYKIYSHDGTDSPANAEDLIVVLNNFKSKIIKVKVQKKPDMMNEELLNDGSSEDDSGFWQSLTRGFTGGQKVEETKKEKDDVINIFSVASGHLYERFLRIMMLSVLKHTKTPVKFWFLKNYLSPTFKEFIPYMAQEYGFQYELVQYKWPRWLHQQTEKQRIIWGYKILFLDVLFPLAVDKFLFVDADQIVRTDLKELRDLDLEGAPYGYTPFCESRREMDGYRFWKSGYWASHLGPRKYHISALYVVDLKKFRKIAAGDRLRGQYQGLSQDPNSLSNLDQDLPNNMIHQVPIKSLPQEWLWCETWCDNASKAKAKTIDLCNNPQTKEPKLQAAVRIVAEWTDYDQEIKRIYNKFLEGRERGAHSGEKHTHERKTDGQKHTEL; the protein is encoded by the exons ATGTCTAGTCTAGCAGGAAGTTCAGAAGCCGGTGGAG GCTATAAGATGTGGATACTCCGGTTGTTTCCGCTGGCTCTTCACTTCGTGTCCTGTGTCAACGGTGACTCGAAGGCTGTAACCACAACACTTACCACCAAATGGCCCTCTACACCTCTGCTCCTGGAAGCCAG CGAGTTTCTTGCAGAGGAGAGCCAGGATAAGTTCTGGAACTTTGTAGAAGCTAACCAAGATATTGAAAATGACCATGATG GCACAGATCGGTCGTATTACGAGCTGATCCTAAAGCGAGCTAGTCAGCTCTTGAGTCCTGTGCAACTGAAGCTGCTGAAGTTTGCACTCTCTTTACGTTCCTACTCCTCCACCGTTTATGCATTCCAGCAG ATTGCGTCCACTGAACCTCCTCCGCCGGGCTGCAAGGCGTTTTTCAGTGTCCACGGAGAGAAATCGTGCGATCTCGACCGTCTGAAGGACCTGATCGATGCCGCTTCAGAGAA GCCGAAGCCTTTTCTGTTCAAAGGCGATCACAGGTTTTCTTCTTCTGACCCGGAATCTCCCGTCGTCATCCTCTACGCCGAGTTGGGAACCAAAGATTTCGGTAAATTCCATCAGCACATGCTGGCCAAAGCCAACAAGGGCCTGATTAACTACATCCTGCGCCATTACCTCACT AAACCAAGTGATAATAGAGTTTTCCTGTCTGGATACGGGGTTGAGCTGGCCATCAAAAACCAGGAGTACAAAGCCAAAGACGACACCCAAGTTCAAG GTGCCGACGTGAACGCCACGGTGATCGGCGAAAACGACCCGGTGGACGAAGTGCAGGGCTTCCTGTTTGGCAAACTCAA AACTATCTACCCAGAGCTGAAGGAACAGCTGAAGGAACTGCGCAAGCATCTGGTGGAGAGTACAAACGAGATGGCGCCGCTTAAAGTCTGGCAGATGCAAG ACCTCAGCTTCCAGACAGCAGCCCGAATCCTGGCTGCCCCTCCTGTTGAAGCTCTTACAGTTATGAAAGACTTGAGCCAGAACTTTCCTACAAAAGCGAG GTCCCTAACCAAAACGGCGGTGAGCTCAGAGATTCGAAAGGAGATCGAAGAGAATCAGAAG TACTTTAAGGGCTCACTTGGACTGCAGCCAGGCGATTCAGCTCTCTTTATTAACGGACTCCACATTGACCTGGACATGCAGGATATCTTCAG TGTGTTTGATGTGCTGAGGAGCGAAGCTCGGGTCATGGAGGGCCTCCGTAACCTCCTCATCGACACGCCCTTCATCCACGATATCCTCAAACTGAACATTCAGCCGACCGACTCTGATTACGCCGTGGACATCCGCAACCCTGCCGTATTT tgGATCAATAACCTGGAGACGGACGGCAGGTACGCATCGTGGCCAGCGACCGTGCAGGAGCTCCTGCGTCCCACTTTCCCAGGAGTCATCAGACAGATTCGCAAGAATTTCCACAACATG GTCATCATATTGGACCCGACTCAGGAGAGCACGGCAGAACTCTTGAGTGTCGCAGAGATGTTTTACGCCAATAACATCCCCCTCAG ACTAGGACTGGTGTTCGTGGTGAACGACGCTGACGACGTTGACGGCATGCAGGACGCCGGAGTCGCTATGCTACGAGCCTTCAACTATATCGCGGAAGAAGTGGACAATCAGTTGGCCTTCGATGCCGTCGTGTCA atgttGAACCGTGTGCCCAGTGGAGGGAAGCTGAAAGTGGAGGACGTGGTGGCCGTGATGAAGAAACGTTATCCCTATGTGGAAGTAAGCAGCATTCTCGGAGCAGATTCGGCCTACGACCACAATCGCAAG GAAGGGAAGGCGTATCACGAGCAGACAGGAGTGGGTCCTCTACCTGTGGTCCTGTACAACGGCATGCCTTTACAGCCAGAGCAGCTGGACTCCGATGAGCTCGAGACCACCATCATGCACAAGATCCTGGACACCACCAGTTCTTTCCAGCGAGCCGTCTATCTG ggtGAGCTGGCAAGCGATCACGACGTAGTGGAATTCATCATGAACCAGCCAAACGTGGTGCCACGCATCAACTCGCGCATCCTAACCACCACCAGGAGCTACCTGGATCTCTCCAGCACCA ATAACCATTTTATCGATGATTACGCCCGCTTCCTCTTCCTGGACACTAAAGAGAAGAACACGGCCGTGTCTAACAGCATGAACTACATGACCAAGAAAG ATGATGGCGTCATCCGTCCCGTGACTTTTTGGGTGGTCGGCGATTTTGACCATCCAACAGGCAGACAGCTGCTGTACGACGCCATTAAACACATG AAAACCAGTAATAACGTGCGTTTGGGGATGATCAATAACCCAACAGACAGTCCCTCGAACGCAACCACTCTGATCGCCCGGGCCATCTGGGCGGCCATGCAGACTCAAACGGCCAACAACGCCAAGAACTTCATCACCAAAATGGTCAAAGAGGAGACGGCTGAAGCGCTGTATTCCGGGACCAACATCGCCGGATTTGCTGTCGgg GGCATGGACGTTTCCCTTTTCAAAGAGGCGTACGCGTCTCCTAAAATGGACTTCCTCTTGGCCCAAGCCGCTTATTGTCGCGACGTCCTTAAGCTGAGTAAAGGCCAGAGGGCTGTCATTAGTAACGGACGG ATTATCGGCCCTCTCGAGCAGGGGGAGGTCTTTAACCAGGACGACTTCCTTCTCCTGGAGAGCATCATCCTGAAAACATCCGGAGAGCGAATCAAGAACAAAATCAAGCAGCTGGGTGTTGAAGAAGACCG AGCGAGCGATTTGGTCATGAAGGTGGATGCTTTGCTGTCATCGCAGCCCAAAGGCGAGGCCCGGATCGAGTATAGCTTCCCGATGGAAAGACACAG TGCTGTAAAGATCCGCCCTAAGGAGGAGGAAGTGTACTTTGACATAGTGTCTGTGGTGGATCCCGTCACCAGAGATGCTCAGAAACTGGCTCCTCTTCTCTTG GTCCTCAAACAGCTGGTCAACGTAAACATGCGAATCTTCATGAACTGCCAGTCCAAGCTCTCTGACATGCCGCTTAAAAG TTTCTACCGATACGTGCTTGAGCCCGAGGTAACCTTCATGGCAGACAACAGCTTCGCTCTGGGCCCGATAGCTAAGTTCCTGGACATGCCCCAGTCTCCACTATTCACTCTGAACCTGAACACCCCCGAGAGCTGGATGGTAGAGTCAGTGCGTACTCGGCACGACCTGGACAACATCTACCTACAAGAG GTGGACAGCATCGTAGCTGCAGAGTATGAGCTGGAGTATCTTCTCCTGGAAGGTCACTGTTTTGATGTGAGCACCGGTCAGCCACCTCGCGGGCTCCAGTTCACCCTGGGCATGGCCTCAGACCCCGTCATAGTGGACACCATCGTCATGGCTAACTTG GGCTACTTCCAACTCAAAGCAAACCCAGGAGCCTGGATCCTTCGGCTGAGAAAAGGAAGATCTGACGATATCTACAAGATCTACAG TCATGACGGTACAGACTCTCCAGCCAACGCCGAGGACTTAATAGTGGTGCTGAACAACTTCAAGAGCAAGATCATTAAAGTGAAG GTGCAGAAAAAGCCAGACATGATGAACGAGGAGCTCCTTAATGACGGCAGCAGTGAGGACGACTCCGGGTTCTGGCAGTCCCTAACCAG GGGATTCACCGGTGGGCAGAAAGTGGAGGAAACCAAGAAGGAAAAAGATGACGTCATCAATATTTTCTCTGTGGCCTCGGGACACTTGTACGAGAGGTTCCTGAG AATAATGATGCTGTCTGTACTGAAACACACCAAGACACCAGTGAAGTTCTGGTTTCTGAAGAACTATCTGTCGCCGACCTTCAAG GAATTTATCCCCTACATGGCTCAGGAATACGGATTCCAGTACGAGTTGGTGCAGTATAAGTGGCCTCGCTGGCTCCATCAGCAAACCGAGAAGCAGCGCATCATCTGGGGCTACAAGATCCTCTTCCTGGACGTACTCTTCCCACTCGCCGTGGATAAATTCCTCTTTGTGGATGCTGACCAG ATTGTGCGAACAGACCTAAAAGAGCTGCGCGACTTGGACCTGGAGGGGGCACCATACGGTTACACGCCTTTCTGCGAGAGCCGCAGGGAGATGGACGGCTACCGCTTCTGGAAGTCAGGCTACTGGGCCAGCCATCTGGGACCCCGCAAATACCACATCAG CGCACTGTATGTGGTCGACCTGAAGAAGTTTAGGAAAATCGCTGCAGGAGACCGACTGCGAGGACAGTACCAAGGACTGAGCCAGGATCCCAACAGTCTGTCCAACCTcgaccag GATCTGCCGAACAACATGATCCATCAAGTACCCATCAAATCTCTGCCGCAGGAGTGGCTCTGGTGTGAGACGTGGTGCGACAATGCCTCCAAGGCCAAGGCCAAGACCATCGACCTG TGCAACAACCCACAGACTAAAGAGCCAAAACTCCAGGCAGCAGTCAGGATCGTGGCTGAATGGACGGATTACGATCAGGAGATCAAGAGAATTTATAACAAGTTTCTGGAAGGGCGAGAGAGAGGAGCTCACTctggagaaaaacacacacatgagagaaagacag ATGGACAGAAGCACACAGAGCTGTAA